A genomic window from Alkalihalobacillus sp. AL-G includes:
- a CDS encoding cation diffusion facilitator family transporter, with the protein MDQQKYDDLKRGERGAVISIFAYLFLSALKYYIGHTADSEALKADGINNATDIIASLAVLIGLRLSRNPADKDHPYGHWKAETVASLIASFIMMIVGIQVLYGAIQDTFKGNSEAPDLIAAWAGVFSVIVMYGVYWYNKRLANKINSQSLKAASKDNLSDAWVSIGAVVGIIGSQFGLPWLDPLTAVIVGLLICKTAWDIFREASHHLTDGFDEEEIELYKETIRNVSGVKSIKDIKARSYGNNIVVDLVILVNPNLDIRNAHDISTNVEKALMEEHGVYDVHVHIEPK; encoded by the coding sequence ATGGATCAACAAAAATACGATGATTTAAAACGTGGAGAACGGGGTGCTGTGATAAGTATTTTTGCTTATCTTTTTTTATCTGCGCTGAAATATTACATAGGGCATACCGCTGATTCGGAAGCATTAAAGGCGGACGGAATCAATAATGCAACGGATATCATTGCCTCTCTAGCAGTACTGATCGGATTGAGGTTATCTCGCAACCCAGCGGATAAAGATCATCCTTACGGACATTGGAAGGCAGAAACGGTTGCATCATTGATTGCTTCTTTTATCATGATGATTGTCGGTATTCAAGTATTATATGGAGCGATCCAAGACACATTTAAAGGGAACAGTGAAGCGCCGGATTTGATTGCAGCATGGGCAGGCGTTTTTTCGGTAATTGTCATGTATGGGGTCTATTGGTACAACAAGCGGTTGGCGAATAAAATCAACAGTCAATCATTGAAGGCAGCATCGAAGGATAACCTTTCAGATGCATGGGTAAGTATTGGAGCTGTGGTCGGAATCATTGGCTCGCAGTTCGGCTTGCCTTGGCTTGATCCATTAACGGCGGTCATTGTCGGCCTGCTTATTTGTAAAACGGCATGGGACATATTCCGAGAAGCATCGCACCATTTAACCGATGGGTTTGATGAGGAAGAAATTGAATTGTATAAGGAAACGATTCGAAATGTTTCTGGCGTAAAGTCAATAAAAGATATTAAAGCAAGAAGCTACGGAAACAACATTGTCGTCGATCTGGTGATTCTCGTAAACCCGAACCTGGACATTCGGAACGCACATGATATTTCTACTAACGTAGAGAAGGCATTGATGGAGGAGCATGGTGTTTATGATGTGCACGTCCACATCGAACCGAAGTAA
- a CDS encoding ABC transporter permease, with protein MTKNKTLLVGSFMFLIVLFMMLVGPHLSFIDPKAGEEIVRVEEGVITAPPYPPSLEDPFGSTERGRDLLSLVVIGTKDTLLLVFAVTVIRYILSVPLALFATKKKGLSHWILNGWNQLFSGLSVLFSAILLLNVPFLTFNENRVYWSILILALIEVGRVAYIFQQQTYTISKSLYIDAAVTVGSHPLSIYFRHYLPALMPKIISTFFIDLGRVLLLIGQLGIFSIFINQKLVQLSFSHGELQNTSHNWATLLGTARGDLLTAFWIPFFPALAITFTIITFNLLGEGLRQHFEQPSSSRFQLLSIIKSKRMRGIKRKNDNVGA; from the coding sequence ATGACGAAAAATAAAACACTTTTGGTTGGAAGTTTCATGTTTTTAATCGTGCTTTTTATGATGTTGGTCGGTCCTCATCTATCGTTTATTGACCCAAAAGCTGGAGAGGAAATCGTCCGGGTTGAGGAAGGTGTGATTACTGCACCTCCCTATCCGCCGTCACTCGAAGATCCATTTGGCTCAACGGAACGAGGAAGGGATCTATTGAGTTTAGTAGTAATAGGTACAAAGGATACGTTGTTGCTCGTTTTTGCAGTAACTGTCATTCGATACATACTCTCTGTTCCTTTGGCTTTGTTCGCTACGAAAAAAAAAGGTTTGTCACATTGGATTCTCAACGGCTGGAACCAGCTTTTTTCCGGGTTGTCTGTCCTGTTTTCTGCGATTTTACTTCTGAATGTCCCTTTTTTGACGTTCAATGAAAATCGTGTCTATTGGTCAATCCTGATCCTTGCTCTTATTGAGGTTGGGAGAGTTGCCTATATCTTTCAACAGCAAACATATACGATTTCAAAATCTCTGTACATTGATGCGGCGGTAACCGTCGGAAGCCACCCGCTCTCGATTTATTTCCGTCATTATCTTCCGGCTTTGATGCCGAAAATCATTTCAACCTTTTTTATCGACCTTGGACGTGTCCTATTGTTGATTGGGCAGTTGGGAATCTTCAGCATCTTCATTAACCAGAAATTGGTGCAGCTCAGTTTCAGTCACGGTGAATTGCAAAATACAAGCCACAACTGGGCGACATTACTCGGAACTGCCCGGGGGGACTTGCTTACGGCCTTTTGGATTCCTTTCTTCCCGGCACTTGCGATCACATTTACGATCATTACCTTCAATTTGTTAGGAGAAGGTTTGCGGCAACATTTCGAACAGCCTTCAAGCTCTCGATTTCAGCTGCTCTCGATTATTAAAAGTAAGAGGATGCGGGGCATAAAACGGAAAAATGACAACGTTGGTGCTTAA
- a CDS encoding ABC transporter permease, which yields MQLVRGVVKTCLLYLAALIVIVLVVLAPREVTTVPSKNHPAVIEFQYGFNWSVYKDNLIQYVTGIWENNSLGGTMYPHRTVEEEIVEYLPRSLLIILTSFIISILVGVWKGIFDYLNTASRKRILGKNATSFFLAIPDFFLILCLQWLVIFYFPFIEFFGYDHWYSFILPSILVSIYPLMYIARITSGAIEGEEIQQYVLVAKSKGFTRKIILYNHILKNCWGAVLSHLSSVMLYILSNLLIVEYLLDYKGAAYRLFKAFHYTNVYSIGYVSEYEAEMVIGLAMSFMMIVFVTQLISQVARIYVDPR from the coding sequence TTGCAATTGGTTCGAGGCGTAGTAAAAACTTGCTTGTTATATTTAGCCGCGTTGATCGTAATTGTCCTTGTTGTTTTAGCACCCCGAGAGGTAACGACGGTTCCGAGCAAAAACCACCCAGCCGTTATCGAGTTTCAATATGGATTCAATTGGTCCGTTTACAAGGATAACCTTATACAATATGTCACGGGTATTTGGGAAAACAATAGTTTAGGCGGAACGATGTACCCTCATCGTACTGTCGAAGAAGAAATCGTCGAGTATTTGCCGCGGAGCCTGCTTATAATCTTGACTTCCTTTATTATCAGCATTCTAGTTGGGGTATGGAAGGGGATTTTTGATTATCTTAATACGGCAAGCCGGAAACGAATACTAGGCAAAAATGCGACCTCTTTTTTCCTTGCAATCCCTGATTTTTTCCTGATTCTATGTTTGCAATGGTTGGTTATTTTTTATTTTCCATTCATTGAATTTTTCGGCTATGATCATTGGTATAGCTTTATCCTCCCTTCGATTCTCGTTTCTATCTATCCGCTTATGTATATCGCGAGAATCACTTCAGGCGCGATTGAAGGTGAAGAAATACAACAGTATGTCCTTGTCGCAAAATCGAAAGGGTTCACTCGAAAAATCATTCTCTACAATCATATTTTGAAAAATTGTTGGGGGGCAGTTCTAAGTCATTTATCTTCAGTCATGTTGTATATCCTATCGAATCTCCTTATCGTTGAATATTTACTTGATTATAAGGGTGCTGCCTATCGATTGTTCAAAGCCTTTCACTACACGAATGTATATAGCATCGGATATGTATCCGAATACGAAGCTGAGATGGTTATTGGTCTAGCCATGAGTTTTATGATGATTGTTTTTGTCACTCAGCTCATCAGTCAGGTTGCTAGAATTTATGTGGATCCACGATAA